One stretch of Bombus pascuorum chromosome 14, iyBomPasc1.1, whole genome shotgun sequence DNA includes these proteins:
- the LOC132914266 gene encoding N-lysine methyltransferase KMT5A isoform X1, with protein sequence MGKAESVFIRYIGKSRGNMAKERRKRVQTRNAIRTRATVLSPQYDTTSPMKKVVKLHDSNIKDVNSDEIHSVSEAHKVPVCISSFFYTQITDVPKNKASILPIEERFCGSKETNDVQSDILTDVSQFRTDETPVAVPIHGPSTPHRINMPNHQLEDLDERNTNENMHMKPVVIPTLNLEQQPLKKSANRSRRKLTSNQPATNRSTDSSNTKSTNHKLTDYFPVRRSVRKSKKAVLEEKQRDMENKVLYQVEEGLEVRHFAGKGRGVVTTREFMKGEFVVEYIGELIDQVTAKKREKIYAQDQNTGCYMYYFQHRNHQYCVDATAETDKLGRLVNHSRNGNLIARVVEVESTPHLILTAKENISTGVEITYDYGDRSREAIRHHPWLAL encoded by the exons ATGGGAAAAGCAGAGTCAGTATTCATTCGTTATATAGGAAAATCAAGAGGTAACATGGCAAAAG AAAGACGAAAACGTGTGCAAACAAGAAATGCAATTCGTACAAGAGCTACTGTTTTATCCCCTCAATACGATACAACATCACCAATGAAGAAGGTGGTTAAACTGCATGATAGTAATATTAAAGATGTTAACTCTGATGAGATCCATTCAGTATCAGAAGCACATAAAGTGCCTGTGTGCAtaagttcctttttttatacaCAA ATTACAGATGTCCCTAAAAATAAAGCTTCTATCCTGCCTATCGAAGAAAGGTTTTGTGGAAGTAAAGAAACCAATGATGTACAAAGTGATATCCTCACTGATGTTAGTCAATTCAGAACGGAtg aaaCACCTGTAGCAGTACCTATTCATGGCCCATCAACACCACACAGGATTAACATGCCAAACCATCAATTGGAAGATTTAGATGaaagaaatacaaatgaaaatatgcATATGAAACCTGTTGTAATTCCCACACTTAATTTGGAGCAACAACCTTTAAAAAAGTCTGCTAATCGTAGCCGTAGAAAATTAACCAGCAATCAGCCTGCCACAAATCGGTCAACAGATTCTTCAAATACTAAAAGTACAAATCATAAGCTTACGGACTACTTTCCAGTACGCCGTAGTGTGAGAAAATCAAAGAAAGCTGTATTAGAAGAAAAGCAACGTGATATGGAAAATAAAGTGCTTTATCAAGTAGAAGAAGGCTTAGAA gTAAGACACTTTGCTGGTAAAGGTCGTGGTGTAGTAACAACACGAGAGTTTATGAAAGGAGAATTTGTAGTAGAATATATTGGTGAATTAATCGATCAAGTAACAGCaaagaaacgtgaaaaaatatacgCACAAGACCAGAACACGGGgtgttatatgtattattttcaacatCGTAATCATCAGTATTG CGTTGATGCAACAGCAGAGACTGATAAGTTAGGTAGATTAGTAAATCATTCAAGAAATGGTAATTTAATCGCTCGAGTCGTAGAAGTAGAGTCGACGCCACACCTGATACTTACggcgaaagaaaatatatctacAGGGGTGGAAATAACATATGATTACGGAGATCGAAGTCGCGAAGCCATTCGTCATCATCCATGGTTGGCATTATAG
- the LOC132914266 gene encoding histone-lysine N-methyltransferase PR-Set7 isoform X2 — translation MKKVVKLHDSNIKDVNSDEIHSVSEAHKVPVCISSFFYTQITDVPKNKASILPIEERFCGSKETNDVQSDILTDVSQFRTDETPVAVPIHGPSTPHRINMPNHQLEDLDERNTNENMHMKPVVIPTLNLEQQPLKKSANRSRRKLTSNQPATNRSTDSSNTKSTNHKLTDYFPVRRSVRKSKKAVLEEKQRDMENKVLYQVEEGLEVRHFAGKGRGVVTTREFMKGEFVVEYIGELIDQVTAKKREKIYAQDQNTGCYMYYFQHRNHQYCVDATAETDKLGRLVNHSRNGNLIARVVEVESTPHLILTAKENISTGVEITYDYGDRSREAIRHHPWLAL, via the exons ATGAAGAAGGTGGTTAAACTGCATGATAGTAATATTAAAGATGTTAACTCTGATGAGATCCATTCAGTATCAGAAGCACATAAAGTGCCTGTGTGCAtaagttcctttttttatacaCAA ATTACAGATGTCCCTAAAAATAAAGCTTCTATCCTGCCTATCGAAGAAAGGTTTTGTGGAAGTAAAGAAACCAATGATGTACAAAGTGATATCCTCACTGATGTTAGTCAATTCAGAACGGAtg aaaCACCTGTAGCAGTACCTATTCATGGCCCATCAACACCACACAGGATTAACATGCCAAACCATCAATTGGAAGATTTAGATGaaagaaatacaaatgaaaatatgcATATGAAACCTGTTGTAATTCCCACACTTAATTTGGAGCAACAACCTTTAAAAAAGTCTGCTAATCGTAGCCGTAGAAAATTAACCAGCAATCAGCCTGCCACAAATCGGTCAACAGATTCTTCAAATACTAAAAGTACAAATCATAAGCTTACGGACTACTTTCCAGTACGCCGTAGTGTGAGAAAATCAAAGAAAGCTGTATTAGAAGAAAAGCAACGTGATATGGAAAATAAAGTGCTTTATCAAGTAGAAGAAGGCTTAGAA gTAAGACACTTTGCTGGTAAAGGTCGTGGTGTAGTAACAACACGAGAGTTTATGAAAGGAGAATTTGTAGTAGAATATATTGGTGAATTAATCGATCAAGTAACAGCaaagaaacgtgaaaaaatatacgCACAAGACCAGAACACGGGgtgttatatgtattattttcaacatCGTAATCATCAGTATTG CGTTGATGCAACAGCAGAGACTGATAAGTTAGGTAGATTAGTAAATCATTCAAGAAATGGTAATTTAATCGCTCGAGTCGTAGAAGTAGAGTCGACGCCACACCTGATACTTACggcgaaagaaaatatatctacAGGGGTGGAAATAACATATGATTACGGAGATCGAAGTCGCGAAGCCATTCGTCATCATCCATGGTTGGCATTATAG
- the LOC132914251 gene encoding uncharacterized protein LOC132914251 → MNSTDITDEDEDVVIKGSSLYEHLCKLGYTDFESVTIQKQIPKNEKRYLKLFDCIFNVKNIFKKLYSIYLGIIQDDSISYKQVETILNAKILLNDHGCAIHSFLDKYEYKPWRTITSKFILFGTILSSSVYMFYNTQHKTSASLFALAALYCISYIEFLRIRAHRDLKSIVSLQNDFFDLCKKGLKILKYGYKIKLHQGKSSQQFSDLTAGRLKYLQPIMENLVKYLGVIACIYYHASLTLIKLLPVDICNEDLLTRFDSKSFEIHGEINYQKLKTLYHTYILTQSEMLYLLTIAYDNYTWQQSYKKIPELQLAYIIRFLIMYLSIYKNKLSEHIDAYYSFKLEPISYKYRGPDSSKWQDLYMHLYLASNKLQLAYSHILSILQDIDNDVIENVTNEGCMENTMQKLTAAQKSIDTAKDFIEFSSLFLVKSQNSGSTINCLETNIPMLNANSNIHIVTDSEPEIMDEVFEEYIREEYLKPLSKEADEISLYSSKRDKTLFKNFMVELKDALVDKKKSMSERESKALERMYKTITKTSTSDDQLQQIPTSPPTSSFNTSSLIQNNNKISNYGTKAQLHALPEKSNVAQSIIKSEDLKGKNMDDTLIEEMSLSNIIHLPKKSEFSSLLPPPFLKAKEETFIGSGENSEDDEEITVENK, encoded by the exons ATGAATTCTACTGATATCACTGATGAAGACGAAGATGTtgtcataaaa ggTTCGTCATTATACGaacatttatgtaaattaggTTATACCGACTTTGAAAGTGTAACaatacaaaaacaaatacctaaaaatgaaaagaggtatcttaaattattt gattgtatatttaacgtaaaaaatatttttaaaaaattatattctatatacttGGGAATAATTCag gATGATAGTATATCCTACAAACAGGTGGAAACTATTTTAAATgcgaaaattcttttaaatgatCATGGTTGTGCAATACATAGTTTTCttgataaatatgaatataaaccATGGAG GACTATaacatcaaaatttattttatttggcACTATTTTATCATCTTCAGtctatatgttttataataccCAACATAAAACTTCAGCTAGTTTATTTGCATTAGCTGCATTATATTGCATtagttatatagaatttttgaGAATAAGGGCACATAGAGATCTAAAATCCATTGTGTCTCTACAGAATGATTTCTTTGATCTTTGTAAGAAGggattgaaaattttgaaatatgggtataaaataaaattgcaccAAGGGAAAAGTTCCCAACAATTTTC TGATCTCACAGCAGGTAGactaaaatatttgcaacCCATAATGGAAAATTTAGTCAAATATTTGGGAGTTATTGCTTGCATCTATTATCATGCTTCTTTAACTCTTATAAAACTGCTACCAGTAGATATTTGTAATGAAGATTTATTAACGAGATTTGATAGTAAATCGTTTGAAATACATggtgaaataaattatcaaaaattgaag aCTCTATATCATACTTATATCCTCACTCAGTCTGAgatgttgtatttattaactaTAGCATACGATAATTATACTTGGCAGCAATCATACAAGAAAATTCCTGAATTACAATTGGCCTATATCATACGTTTTTTAATCATGTATTTAagcatatataaaaataagttatcAGAACACATTGATGCTTATTATAGTTTTAAACTAGAACCcatatcatataaatacag AGGTCCAGATTCATCTAAATGGCAAGATTTATATATGCACCTCTATTTAGCTTCTAATAAATTACAGTTGGCTTACAGCCACATATTATCAATACTCCAAGATATTGATAATGatgtaattgaaaatgtaacaaaCGAAGGTTGTATGGAGAACACAATGCAGAAGTTAACTGCAGCTCAAAAAAGTATTGACACTGCAAAAGATTTTATTGAGTTTAGTAGTCTATTTCTTGTAAAATCGCAAAATAGTGGTTCTACAATTAACTGTTTGGAAACGAATATTCCAATGTTAAATGCAAATTCGAATATCCACATTGTAACTGATTCAGAACCGGAAATTATGGATGAGGTATTCGAAGAATATATTAGggaagaatatttgaaacCTTTGAGTAAAGAAGCCGACGAAATATCACTGTACAGTTCTAAACGAGATAAAacgttgtttaaaaattttatggtTGAATTAAAGGACGCTTTAGTGGATAAGAAAAAATCTATGTCTGAAAGAGAATCAAAGGCACTTGAACGAATGTATAAAACTATAACAAAAACAAGTACTTCAGATGATCAGCTTCAGCAAATTCCCACATCTCCACCCACCTCTTCCTTTAATACTTCTTCTTTAAtacagaataataataaaatttctaattatggaacaaaagcGCAATTACATGCATTACCTGAAAAATCTAATGTTGCTCAATCGATTATTAAAAGTGAAGATTTAAAGGGAAAGAATATGGATGACACATTAATAGAAGAAATGTCActaagtaatattatacatttaccAAAAAAATCAGAGTTTTCATCTCTTTTACCACCACCATttttaaaagcaaaagaagaaacttttataGGAAGTGGTGAAAATTCTGAGGATGATGAAGAAATTACAGtggagaataaataa
- the LOC132914243 gene encoding putative elongator complex protein 1 produces the protein MKNLVVKQRTSRLLNILENEISNVKDLKILYTVDSTNDDFYMLLKNKLCKIPSNYVEDISFFEIDENLEFIGLEYCSVIQELYGVCKSGNIIRINLEPEFKYELMIDLNTDLQCMKLSPDHEIIILVTISGIVITMVSTFEIISEVDLHAQYFGQKQFVTVGWGTKETQFHGSEGKKAAISKPTEICENDLDDGLYKITWRDDGLLFAVGFLHPKNKVRQFKVFNREGILQYTSEIANGLEESLSWKPSGSLIAATQISQNKHLVVFFEKNGLKHREFLLPFKPKEIRVRDLFWSADSEILTIWCQIQADSSSVLQLWTENNYHWYLKQTIKFPTDNSLICATWSTTSCFKKLIVLTYKELITFDYNWSVDQSRGITVHDKSVIGIIDGNKSLMTGLRVGIVPPPMAHKTLETSESINAIVFAPDITGKDTWIDSNAFFCVSASKKLIFYKSLVDSFLLDYEHVGTYDIKWDILLEHKNFFYNMHHFLWLNENNVLCSLSINDQSFLCVLMLSAIEDQTQGQVILRQVHVMDGLIQHIVRSPDSDEAYIIIDNSIIKYTKETELVPVDIQLQGYTYKVEVVKIGTKHKVLSLYHRNCFAINGKQIANNITSFFVHSEFLLLTTAQNTLICTILNENDFEELLKQDLTVKPWENRLNDKSFSDMNIRRVERGSQLIAAIAKDSKVVLQMPRGNLECIQPRALSLYIIGFYLDNCNYLSAFDLMRRQRINLNLIYDYNPKKFIENANKFVEQVSKASWLSLFLSELADEDVTTTIYANYYRRHQSESRNLEINKIEPICSLLRNIMEEKNNSDHLIQPILISLVKDKRKQGIEAALTKIKKIQKLEENRTGYEEHIMSDEALKYLSYIMDVNILFDIALGMYDFDLTMFIASKSQKDPKEYIPFLNGLKKLDENYMKYSIDLHLKRYESALEHIAKEPNRFNECINLIRNYNLYTKGLKLFEKKSKMYKEVARSYGEYLLNKRHYHEAGIMFHRSGDIKEALNAYKLASCWQDVIILSTQMELSETEKHEIYHDLVERLKIDKKYEEAAHILMNYFRNAKEAIISLCNGKQWKDAVRIAHDTKNLDLIECHIKPSVYEYADHALSQIEKNRQDFEQYKLRLATVRHNISQRNNKSYNEILCDNELICNNGISDILSDTSSVVSSTLSQRSRLSTISGKSYRSSKNRRKQERKFLSLKEGSVFEDLALIQTLYQIISNMYKERDDLQILIQMLLYFDDDEYAEKIQNSMEELLLIIETSKSEIWDKSAPSSLAEMENTELMAMTDSQGFSTCYKLVESYITHPPVANSSPWKLNIFY, from the exons atgaagaatttgGTAGTGAAACAACGCACTAGTCGTCTTTTAAATATcctagaaaatgaaatttcaaatgtaaaagatttaaaaatattgtataccGTTGATTCAACTAATGATGatttttatatgcttttaaaaaataaattatgtaaaattccATCGAATTATGTGGAAGACATAAGTTTCTTCgaaattgatgaaaatttaGAATTCATAGGTTTGGAATATTGTAGTGTAATACAAGAACTATATGGTGTCTGTAAATCTGGCaatattataagaataaatCTAGAACCTGAATTTAAATACGAATTGATGATTGATTTAAACACAGATTTACAATGCATGAAACTAAGTCCAGATCATGAAATAATCATATTAGTTACAATTAGTGGTATTGTGATTACAATGGTATCTACTTTTGAAATAATCTCAGAGGTAGATCTGCATGCACAATATTTTGGTCAAAAGCAATTTGTAACTGTTGGTTGGGGTACGAAGGAAACTCAGTTTCATGGTTCAGAAGGAAAAAAAGCAGCAATATCTAAGCCAACAGAAATATGTGAAAACGATCTAGATGAtggattatataaaataacttgGCGCGATGATGGTTTGTTATTTGCTGTTGGTTTCTTACATCCCAAAAATAAAGTTAGACAGTTTAAAGTATTCAATAGAGAAGGTATTTTACAATACACCAGTGAGATCGCTAATGGTTTGGAAGAGTCATTGTCATGGAAACCATCTGGTAGTTTAATTGCAGCAACACAGATTTCACAAAACAAGCACCTTGTTGTATTTTTTGAGAAGAATGGTTTAAAACACAGAGAATTTTTACTTCCTTTTAAACCAAAAGAAATTAGG GTGAGAGATTTATTTTGGTCTGCAGATTCAGAAATTTTAACTATTTGGTGTCAAATTCAGGCAGATTCTTCTTCAGTTCTACAACTATGgacagaaaataattatcattggTATTTGAAACAAACTATTAAATTTCCCACAGATAACTCACTAATATGTGCCACATGGAGTACAACATCTTGTTTTAAAAAGCTGATTGTTTTAACATACAAAGAACTTATCACATTTGACTATAATTGGTCTGTTGATCAAAGTAGAGGCATAACTGTACATGATAAATCTGTTATTGGCATCATTGATGGAAATAAGTCATTAATGACTGGTCTTAGAGTAGGAATTGTACCACCACCAATGGCACATAAAACTTTAGAAACGTCTGAGTCCATAAATGCTATTGTTTTTGCACCTGATATAACAGGCAAAGATACCTGGATAGACAGCAATGCATTCTTTTGTGTTTCTgctagtaaaaaattaatattttacaagtcTTTAGtg gaTTCATTCCTTTTAGACTATGAACATGTTGGAACATATGATATTAAATGGGATATTCTACTAGagcataaaaatttcttttacaatatGCATCACTTTTTATGGCTTAATGAAAACAACGTTTTATGTTCATTATCAATAAATGATCAGAGTTTCCTCTGTGTTTTGATGTTAAGTGCAATAGAAGATCAAACACAGGGACAAGTTATATTGAG GCAAGTACACGTTATGGATGGTTTAATTCAACACATAGTTCGTTCTCCAGATTCAGATGAAGCATACATAATTATAGACAAttccattataaaatatacaaaagaaacaGAATTAGTTCCAGTTGATATACAATTGCAAGGATATACCTATAAAGTAGAAGTTGTGAAAATTGGGACAAAGCACAAAGTACTGTCATTATATCACAGGAACTGTTTTGCAATTAATGGAAAGCAAATTGCTAACAATATCACAAGTTTTTTCGTTCACTCGGAATTTTTACTTCTTACAACTGCACAAAATACTTTGATATGCACTATCTTGAACGAGAATGATTTTGAAGAATTACTAAAGCAAGATTTGACTGTAAAGCCATGGGAAAATCGACTCAATGATAAGTCATTTTCAG atatgaATATTAGAAGAGTGGAAAGGGGATCTCAATTGATTGCAGCTATTGCTAAAGATTCCAAAGTTGTTTTGCAAATGCCTCGTGGAAACCTAGAATGCATTCAACCAAGGGCATTgtctttatatattattggaTTTTACTTAGacaattgcaattatttatcTGCCTTCGATTTAATGCGGAGACAACGAATAAATTTGAACTTGATCTATGACTATAATccaaaaaaatttatcgagaatGCAAATAAATTCGTGGAACAAGTTTCCAAAGCAAGTTGGTTGAGTTTATTCTTGTCTGAGTTAGCAGATGAAGATGTTACCACGACAATATATGCAAATTACTATCGAAGACATCAGTCAGAATCAAGAAAccttgaaataaataaaattgaaccAATTTGCAGTTTACTGCGAAACATTatggaagaaaagaacaaCTCTGATCATTTAATTCAACCGATATTAATCAGTTTGgtgaaagataaaagaaagcaAGGAATAGAAGCTGCGCtaacgaaaataaagaaaattcagaAGTTAGAGGAAAACCGTACTGGATATGAGGAACACATAATGTCTGATGAAGCACTAAAATATCTGTCGTACATAATGGATGTAAATATACTATTTGATATAGCTTTAGGAATGTACGATTTTGATTTGACTATGTTCATTGCTTCTAAGTCACAAAAAGATCCCAAAGAATATATTCCATTTCTTAATGGCTTGAAAAAGCTTGATgagaattatatgaaatattctatcGATTTACATTTGAAACGTTATGAGTCTGCTCTTGAACATATTGCGAAAGAACCAAACAGATTTAACGAATGTATAAATTTGATACGTAATTATAATCTGTATACAAAaggtttaaaattatttgagaaGAAAAGCAAAATGTATAAGGAGGTAGCCAGAAGTTACGgtgaatatttattgaataaacgACACTATCATGAAGCTGGAATTATGTTTCATAGATCTGGTGATATCAAAGAAGCTTTAAATGCTTATAAATTAGCTAGTTGTTGGCAAGATGTTATTATACTATCTACTCAAATGGAACTAAG tgAAACAGAAAAACACGAGATTTATCACGATCTTGTAGAACGtctaaaaattgataaaaagtaTGAGGAAGCTGcacatattttaatgaattatttcaGAAATGCGAAGGAAGCTATAATCTCTTTATGTAATGGTAAACAATGGAAAGATGCTGTAAGAATTGCGCATGATACCAAAAATCTAGATTTGATTG AATGTCATATAAAACCTAGTGTATACGAATATGCGGATCACGCTCTGTcacaaatagaaaaaaatagacAAGATTTTGAGCAATATAAATTGCGTCTTGCAACAGTCAGGCACAATATTTCTCAGAGAAACAATAAATCGTACAATGAAATACTTTGTGACAATGAATTGATATGTAATAACGGCATTTCAGATATTCTTAGCGATACAAGTAGCGTTGTTAGTTCAACTTTGAGTCAAAGATCGAGATTGTCTACTATCTCTGG AAAAAGTTATAGATCCAgcaaaaatcgaagaaagcaggaaaggaaatttttaagtttaaaaGAAGGCAGTGTCTTTGAGGATCTGGCATTAATACAAACTTTGTATCAAATTATCAGCAATATGTACAAAGAACGAG aTGATTTGCAGATATTGATACAGATGCTTTTGTATTTCGATGACGATGAATATGcggaaaaaatacaaaattccaTGGAAGAGTTACTTTTGATAATAGAAACAAGTAAATCTGAAATCTGGGATAAATCTGCACCTTCAAGCTTAGCAGAAATG GAAAATACAGAACTTATGGCGATGACAGATTCACAAGGATTCTCTACCTGTTATAAATTAGTTG AATCTTATATTACACATCCACCGGTAGCTAATTCTTCACCTTGGAAATTGAacatattttactaa
- the LOC132914265 gene encoding G2/mitotic-specific cyclin-B — MALRNRTALTNIVNQENTKNLKSSVTTIPGKTKRAALGEIGNKVNTLRGIEPIDRTSLLIKDKKPIIAPKQAIKPPEKATEKLPVQIVKPVIKVAVPQESVVSLPAKKEVQSFSSDLLAVEDIDEEDKGNPSLVSIYSNDIYEYLRTLESMYPISKGYLCGQEVTPKMRSVLIDWLVDVHQQFHLMQETLYLTVAIIDRFLQAFRSIDRKRLQLVGVTAMFIASKYEEMYSPDINDFVYITDNAYSKVEILQMEMLIVKTLDYSFGRPLPLHFLRRYSKAGKALPIHHTMAKYFLEQSLVHYEMCHYPPSLIAAAAIYLAFLIIDNDDEDQQKVVWTNTLAHYSTYSKDDVFPVVRETASIIVNADKIKYQAVRKKYAQAKCMKISTRPELRSATIDLLATADKRAV, encoded by the exons ATGGCTTTAAGAAATAGGACCGCGCTCACG aatattGTAAATcaagaaaatacaaagaatcTTAAGTCTTCTGTGACCACAATACCTGGGAAGACAAAAAGAGCTGCTTTGGGTGAAATAGGAAACAAAGTAAATACATTAAGAGGCATAGAACCCATTGATAGAACTAGCTTGCTAATAAAAGACAAGAAACCGATTATAGCCCCAAAACAAGCTATCAAACCACCAGAAAAAGCAACTGAGAAACTACCTGTACAAATAGTTAAACCTGTAATAAAGGTTGCAGTTCCTCAAGAGAGTGTGGTATCACTACCTGCTAAAAAGGAGGTTCAGTCATTCTCCTCAGATCTATTAGCAGTTGAAGATATTGATGAAGAAGATAAAGGAAATCCTAGTCTAGTTTCTATTTATAGTAATGACATTTATGAATACTTAAGAACTCTAGAAAGTATGTATCCCATCTCAAAAGGATATCTATGTGGACAAGAAGTTACGCCAAAAATGAGGAGTGTACTTATAGATTGGTTAGTGGATGTACAccaacaatttcatttaatgcAAGAAACATTATACCTAACTGTTGCTATCATTGATAGATTTTTACAG GCTTTTCGCTCAATAGATAGGAAAAGATTACAATTGGTTGGTGTGACTGCTATGTTTATTGCTAGCAAGTATGAAGAAATGTATTCTCCAGATATAAATGATTTTGTATATATCACAGATAATGCATACTCGAAagtagaaatattacaaatggAAATGCTTATTGTAAAAACATTAGATTATTCTTTTGGTAGACCATTACCCTTACATTTCCTAAGGAGGTACAGCAAAGCTGGAAag gCACTCCCAATACATCATACAATGgctaaatattttctagaacAAAGCTTAGTTCACTATGAAATGTGCCACTATCCCCCAAGCCTTATTGCAGCTGCAGCAATATATTTAGCTTTCCT AATTATTGATAATGATGACGAAGACCAGCAAAAGGTTGTCTGGACAAATACCTTGGCACATTACAGTACCTATTCCAAGGACGACGTATTCCCTGTAGTACGGGAAACAGCAAGTATTATAGTTAATGCAGATAAAATTAAGTATCAAGCTGTGAGAAAGAAATATGCCCAAGCAAAGTGCATGAAGATTAGTACTCGACCCGAACTTAGATCAGCAACAATAGATTTATTAGCTACTGCAGATAAAAGGGCagtataa
- the LOC132914273 gene encoding vacuolar protein sorting-associated protein 26C, producing the protein MTINIDIKLKRASKIYHEGEIVAGFILLHTNSDVKHDGIFLSMEGSVNLQLSSKNFGIFEAFYNSVKPIQLVQYTLDVAPSGKIPSGRTEIPFELPLKPRGTKSLYETYHGVFVNIQYFIRCDIKRSFLAKDVSKSLEFIVEDKVPPKIQKESIKPVCFNIMPESLQNTRDRINVPRFCISGKLDSLYCKISEPLTGEVVIEHCEAVIKSIELQLVRVETCGCAEGYSRDATEIQNIQIGEGNVCTNLPIPIYMIFPRLFTCPTLSTSNFKVEFEVNLIVIFEDDYLVTENFPIILSRY; encoded by the exons atgacaaTAAACATCGATATCAAATTAAAGCGAGctagtaaaatatatcatgAAGGG GAAATAGTAGCTGGTTTTATATTGCTACATACTAATTCTGACGTTAAACATGATGGAATATTCTTAAGTATGGAAGGTTCGGTCAATTTACAGCTTAGTTCGAAGAATTTTGGCATTTTTGAAGCATTTTACAATTCTGTAAAG CCAATACAATTAGTTCAATATACTTTAGACGTTGCTCCGAGTGGCAAAATACCAAGTGGTAGAACAGAAATACCATTCGAATTACCACTAAAACCTAGAGGGACTAAGTCTTTGTATGAAACTTATCATGGAGTCTTTGTAAATAtccaatattttatacgctgtgatataaaaagaagtttcTTAGCAAAAGATGTAAGCAAATCATTAGAGTTCATAGTTGAAGATAAGGTGCCTCCTAAGATACAAAAAGAGTCCATTAAACCAgtgtgttttaatattatgccAGAATCATTGCAAAACACAAGAGATAGAATCAATGTACCTAGATTTTGCATTTCTGGGAAACTAGATTCATTGTATTGCAAGATTTCTGAACCCTTAACAGGAGAG gTGGTAATTGAACATTGTGAAGCTGTAATAAAGTCAATTGAACTGCAGTTGGTAAGAGTAGAGACATGTGGTTGTGCTGAAGGATATTCCAGAGATG ctactgaaatacaaaatatacagatTGGCGAAGGAAATGTTTGTACAAATTTACCTATAccaatatatatgatattccCACGGTTATTTACATGTCCTACATTAAGTACGAGTAATTTTAAAGTCG AATTTGAAGTGAATTTGATTGTAATATTTGAAGATGATTATTTAGTTACAGAAAATTTCCCCATAATATTATCAAGATACTAA